The sequence GATTCTTGAGACGGAGACGGCATCGCTGTGCTGACATCAGAACAGCGGCATCATTGATCCCGAACTGATTGAAGATGAACTCGTCGGGATGGATCAGATCCAACAGGTACTTGTCGAGAACCGGCTTAGGGAAGTCCTTCAGATTGAAAGTGACAATGGCATCGGCTGCCGAAACGATAGCTGCTGCCCGGACATGCCGGTCATTTTCATCGGGGAGTGTCAAACTTGGTATCAGTTCCTGATAGCCTTCGACCAGGCAATCCGGCACGGAGCGGTTCATCAGGTCGCGCGTCCTCGCTATCTGCTCCGGCTTAAGGTCTGGCCGGTCTTTAGCGAGGTTCCGCGTCCATTCGTCATGAATATCCTCGGTCCATTTGGCTCGATACAGACTGCCCCCCGCGGCGAGTTCCAGCAGAAGGTCTCGCAACGGAGCGGGATATAGAACGCAAGCGTCGAGGACAGCGGTGTATGGAGATGTCTTAATAGCCCATCCCCAGTTCCTGAGCCTGCGCTGCCAACTCCTCCATCACTCTTTTCCGGCCGTCCTCCACGCTGCTCCGATACGTCGCCAGATCGCTAAATTTAACCCGACGATGGGTACCGACCATGTTGAACGGCAGCTTGCCTTCCTCAAGCAGACGAATGAGGTATGGCCGCGATACGTTGAGGTAGTCGGCAGCTTCCTGCGTCGTGAGTTCGGCGTGAACCGGGATTATGGTCACAGCATTCCCTTGGCCCATCTCCGTGAGAAGATGGCAAAGTAGATCGCCGACGCTTTTAGGCAGGCGTAGAGTCTCATTACCCACCTGAACGCGCAGTTCGGCGCCCGCATGCTTGCCAAGCGAAAGCTGGCGGCTGGCTTGTGCAGCCAGTTCGGCGTCATCGGCGGATGGCAGAATCGGTCGTTCAAGCAGCCTGGGCATTGTCGGCCTCCATTACTGGGCTGACAGACATTATCCGAAATATCCGAAACAAACGCAATAACCGAAAAGGCTGAAATACGTGAAACGCAGCATCCCTCACGCCTCTGGAATCCTGCAACCGCCCTCGTCGTCTCGGCCGTTCGTCCTCGCCCGATGACCAGATTCAGCGAGCCAGTCGCCGCTGGCGAGGTCGCAGCTGAGATCGGCGACGAAGCACTCGCAGTCACACGACCGCCAGCACCTTGCCGGTATCGTGCTGACGCACGAAATCCACGCGCTTGCCATCCCAGTGGTAGCTGTAGTGCCGGCCCTGCACCGGGACGGGGATGACGTCGGGCCAGAAGATGCCGATGCATTGGCCCTCAGGCATGCGCACGCTGTTCCACACCAGCCCGTCGCTGCCGGCGGCACGAAGTGCTCGCCCTTCCGCCTGCGAGGCGGTGTAATCATCGGGGTCGAGCACGCCGGGCACGGCGTTGACGTCATCGAGGTCGCGGTCGACGCTGCCGATCAGCACACGAAAGTCAGCCGTCCAGCCCGGATCTTCGCTGGTGGCGCGCATGAAATTCTGGTGGTGGTGGATGGTTTCGGCCAGCGCCACATCCTCGCTGTCGCCGGCATAATAGAGGCCGTAGCTGCCATCCGAGAAGCGCCCAGGCCGCAGCGTCGAACAATGCACGAACGGCGCCATGACGAAGCTGGCGCCGGGGCCGGACACTCGCCTTGCGGCCGTAACCTTGCCGAGGTCGCCGATCTCCAGCCGGATGCGCGGATTGGTCTTCTCCTCCACCGAGGCCAGCGCCTCCCAGTCGCGCGGATCGGCAATGTCCTCGAACAGGTCGATCGGCGGATGGATGGAGCGGATGATGCGAAACGTCTGCTGCCAGTGGACGCGGCGCCGGACCGCGAGCCCACTCACCATGCGCCACGCTCCGCATCGAGCCATTCGCGCATCGCCGCAAGGTCGGAGATTTCACCACGCAGCATCAGGTCGAGCGCCGACTGGCCGCCGAAAATGGCATTGGGCTTGCGGATCCAGGCATAGCCGCGCGCCGGCTCGGTGAAAAGATAGCGCAGGCCTTTGTGGATACCCATCAGATGCGCCATGCGTGTGCGCAGGTCGCGGTCGATCCGGCCGATGCCGCCCTCCTTCCAACGCGCCCAGGTGCGCGCCGACATGCCGCCGAGCAGGATGCAGGCCTCCAGATCGGTGAGGTTCCACGCCTTGAACAGATTGACCGTGGTACGCGCCAGTGCGCCCGCCTCTTCTTCCGAAATGGCTGACCCAACCGTGGCCGGCGTGGTGACGATGGACTGAAGCTGCATGTTGCTCACCTCTGCTATTGGCAGAGATATAGCATGTATTTGCCAATTGGCAAGAAGCGCTGAAAATCAGGCTTCTGGAATGGCAGCGTCGCGAGGCAGGATTCCGCACCGCTCCTTTGCATAATCCCAAGCGGAAAAAGGCGGATCGACCCGTCGCCCGGGCGGTGTCTTGATGAACGGATCCAGGCCAAACAGACTGTATGTCTCAAACCGCTGTTCGGCAGTTGCTCCCGGTTTGAAAGCATTTTCCAGTTCGCCGTCGACTATGGCACGGCAGTGCGCCACCGCCTCATCATAGGTTGCGAATTGTCCGTCCAAATACCGATGGCTCTCGTCACGATAATGGAAATTATCGTCGACAAAGACTTGGTAGAGACTCTCGTCGGGCTCTGACTTTTCCAGCTTCCGGCTCATCCGCGGTTCGTGTGGAAAACCAAGAATTTCCGCGACACCATCATAAATGCTCGGCAGTTGGCCGCAAGCAAAGTTCGATAAAGCCGCCACGTCAATTCCTAGATGGCGGCCTCGGATGCCAAACAGATGAAGTGGGCCGGCACTACCGCCGGCCCGAACCGCGTCGCGCCTACTCCGCCGCCTCGTACCCCGCGATGCCCTTGATCTCGAGGAAATCCTCGAGGCCATACTCGGCGTATTCGCGGCCGTTGCCCGACTGCTTGTAGCCGCCGAAGGGCAGGCCGGCGTCCCAGGTCGGGTAGTTGATGTAGACATTGCCCGAGCGCATGCGTGCCGCCACGTCGCGCGCCTTCTGGATGTCCTTGGCCTGGATGTAGGAGGCCAGGCCGTAGACAGTGTCGTTGGCCTGCTCGACCGCCTGTTCGACCGTGTCGTAGGGCAGGATCGCCAGCACCGGCCCGAAGATTTCCTCGCGCGCGATGCGCATGTCGTGCGTGACGTCGGCGAACACGGTCGGCCTGATGTAATAGCCGCGGTTGAGTTCGGCCGGGCGGCCGGGGCCGCCGGCGACCAGCGTCGCACCTTCGTCGATGCCGGCCTGGATCAGGTCCTGGATCTTGTCGAACTGGACCTGGCTGACGACAGGGCCAAGCTTGGTGTTGGCGCCGTCGGCCGGCCCGACCACGAACTTCTCCGCTGCCGCCTTCGCATAGCCCGCCGCTTCGTCGTGACGGTCGCGCGGTACGAACATGCGGGTTGGCGCGTTGCAGGACTGGCCGCTATTGCTGAAGCAGCCGGCGACGCCCTTGGTGACGGCGGTGGCCAGGTCGACATCCGGGAACAGGATGTTGGCCGACTTGCCGCCCAGCTCCTGGTGCACGCGCTTGACCGTGTCGGCGGCGGCCTTGGCCACCAATATGCCGGCCCGGGTCGAACCGGTGAACGACATCATGTCGACGTCGGGATGGCTGGACAGTGCCTGGCCGACGCCGGGGCCGTCACCGTTGACGAGGTTGAACACGCCCTTCGGCACGCCGGCCTCGTCGATGATCTCGGCGAAGATGATGGCGTCGAGCGGCGCGATCTCGGACGGCTTCAGCACCATGGTGCAGCCGGCGGCGAGCGCGGGACCCACCTTGCAGGTGATCTGGTTCAACGGCCAGTTCCACGGCGTGATCAGGCCAACGACGCCGATCGGCTCCTTGGCGATCAGCGCGCTGCCCTTGACGTGGCGGAACTGGAAAGTCTTGAGCACTTCCGCCATCTTGGCCAGATGCGCCAGACCAATGCCGACCTGGCTGTCGAGCGCCATCTGGCGCGGCGCGCCCATCTCGCGCGACACGGCAAGCGCCAGGTCCTTGCTGCGCTTCTTGTAGACGGCGATGATGCGGCTCAGGATATCGAGGCGCTCTTCCACCGAAGTGAAGCCGAATGTTTGGAAAGCGCGCTTGGCGGCGGCCACCGCCTTGTCGACATCGGCCTTGGAGCCGAGCGAGATCTGCGCGAAGGCATCCTCGTTCGACGGATCGATGACATCGAGCGTGTTGGGCACAACAGGATCGACCCACGCACCATCGATATAGAACTGCAAATTGTGTGACATGGTTTTCTCCTTGGGGGTGCCGCGTGGCCGTTCCGGCCGTGATATCCAGCTAGTGATAACGATGCACAAACGCCGCTGTCAAACGCAACCCCCGAAGTGGTTGAGCCAGCGCGCCAGTGATTGAGCCAGAGGCGTTGGGCCAGAGAACCCAGCCGTTTTCGATGGCGTGGGATGAATTACAGCACCGTGTGTCCCGCCTCGACCAGATGCTGTCTCGCCGCATCCTGATCCGCCGCCTTCACCAGCAAATGATCGCCATCGAAGGTGGACACCAGGAAGATGCCCAGCCCGTTTTCTGACAGCGGCTGGATGACCGACAGCACGATGCCGGTTTCGTCGAAAGCAAAAGGCCCCTGCAATTTGAAGGCGACCCAGTCACCATCGTGCTTGACCGTGCCTGGAACACGATCCTGCAGGCACGTGATCGAAAGCTCGTCGTCGGTCCTGGTGATGCTGACGAAGCCCGGCCCGTCCGCCCAGCCGGGAATGCTGTCGCCCGCTCCGAGCCGCGAAATCGCGTACGGCCCGGGAAGTTGCTTCAATTTGACCCTGGCCGCCATCGTCGTATCCATGCCTCCGATTGCCCGCTATCGCGTCAATCCCTTGCTCATATAGACCGTCATGCCACCCATGAATGGCTCCTCCCGGTCGATCGTATAGCCATGGCTTTTGTACAACAACACATTGGCGGCGAAGGCGCCATTGGTCAGCAGGCGCAACTCCGGGCGGCCGGCCTCTAGCGCCTTCTGCTCGGCCCGCTCCAGCAGCAGCCGGCCGATACCCCTGCCCTGCGCCTGCGGCGCGACGCAGACATTCTCGATCCAGAGGTGATCGTCGGCCAGCATGGTTTCGATCATCCCGACAATGCGGCCGTCCGCGACTGCGAGCTCGAAGGGATGCTCGGCAACGGCCTTCCCGTAATCGGCGCGCATCGGCAGCGGCTCGCGACCGATGACCGGCACCCATTTCGCATAGGCCGCGCGAACGATGTCCCTGATCGCGGCGGCGTCAGCGGGCTCGGCCGGCCGAAACCGGATGGAATCGTTTGTCATCAAAAATGCTCCAGACATGAAAAAACCCCGCCGGCGTTGTCGCGGGCGGGGCTGGAAACGAACGAACCGGATCTATCCTGCCGGGTTTATCGTCGCGCAATCAGCTTGCCGCTCCGCTTGGTGCGGCGGCGTCGCTGGGTGTAGGTGGGCGCGAGAGCGAACATAATGCCAAGCTGGCGCAGGAAGAACGGCGCTGTCAAGGTTTGGAAATTTGCGGCGCCCTCCAAACTTCGTCATCCACGGGCGGAGCAGCCGCGTAGCGGCGTCGCGGAGACCCGAGGATCCATGCCGCGACCTTGCTGACGGGTGCAGCGGAGCAGGATTCCGAACCGTGGCAACGCTTTTCAGGTCGCGGCATGGATCCTCGGGTCTGTGCCGCGTCGCTTCGCTCCTTGCTCCGCCCGTGGATGACGAAGTGTTGGGCGCTTCAGCCAATCGCCAGAGGCATACGGCTCTTCAATGCGAGCGAACGTCAAACGCCCGCGCCGCGCCCCTAATACTCCTGCGCCGTCGGCCGAAACAGGATCTCGTTGATATCGACCTCATCCGGCTGGCTCATGGCGAACACCACCGTCCTGGCGAAGGAATCGGCCGGGATGGCCACCCGGTCGTAGAGCGCGCGCACGCCCTGGGCGACATCGAGCTCGGTGACGCTGGCGGGCAGCTCCGTCGCCACGGCGCCCGGCGAGATGATGGTGGTGCGGATGTTGTAGGGTTTCACTTCCTGCCGCAGCCCTTCCGAGATGACCCGCACCGCGTGCTTGGTCGCGGCATAGACGGCACCTCCCGGCCCGACCTTGTGGCCGGCGACCGACGACACATTGATGATGTGGCCGCTCTTCTGCGTCTTCATATGCGGCAAGGCGGCGGCGATGCCGTAAAGCACGCCCTTGATGTTGACGTCGATCATCCGGTCCCAGTCGTCGACCTTGCCGCGCTCGAGCGGCGAGTGCGGCATCAGCCCGGCATTGTTGAATGATGACGTCGACGCGGCCATGTGTTTTGACCGCATGGTCGACAAGCCGCCGGACCTGGCCGACATCGGTGACGTCGGTCGAAAGGATCGCGTCTTTGCCAAGCGAAAGCTCAGCGGCCAGCGCCTCGAGCCGGTCGAGGCGGCGCGCCCCCAGCACCAGCTTCGCGCCCTCTTTCGCCAAAAGCGTTCGGCTGCTTCGCCAAGCCCGCTGCTGGCGCCGGTGATGACGACGACCTTGTCCTTGATGTTGTCGGTCATGGGATTTTCCTTCCGGTTGCGCCTCAGCGATCGATCCGTGCCGCCTGTTGCGGGGAATAGCGCTCTCCCTGCACGGCAATCGCCGAGACCGCGTTTTCGATGTCGGCAAGATCGTCCGCCGTCAGCGCGACAGCGGTCGACCCGATGTTCTCCTCGAGGCGATTGAGCTTCGTCGTGCCGGGGATCGGAACGATCCAGGGCTTTTGCGCCAGCAGCCAGGCGAGCGCGACCTGTGCCGGGATCACCTTCTTCTGCGCCGCGATTGCGACGATCGCATCGACCAGCGCCTGGTTGGCCTTGCGGGCCTCTTCTGCGAAACGCGGGACCGTGTTGCGGAAGTCGCTGCTGTCGAACGTCGTGCTGGCGTCGATGGCGCCGGTCAGGAAACCCTTGCCCAGCGGACTGAAGGGCACGAAGCCGATCCCCAGTTCTTCGAGCACCGGCAGGATCGCCTCCTCGGGTTCACGCCACCACAGCGAGTATTCGCTTTGCAGGGCCGCGACCGGCTGCACCGCATGGGCGCGGCGGATCGTGCGCACGCCGGCTTCGGAGAGGCCGAAATGCTTGACCTTGCCTTGGCTGATCAACTCCTTCACCGTGCCCGCCACCTCTTCGATCGGGACGACCGGATCGACACGATGCTGGTAGAGAAGGTCGATGCGATCGGTCCTCAGCCGCTTGAGCGAGGCCTCGACGACGTCGCGAATATGCTGCGGCCGGCTGTCCATGCCCTCATGTCCGGCTGTGCCGGTGATGTCGATGCCGAATTTGGTGGCGATCACCACCTGGTCGCGGATCGGCTGCAACGCCTCGCCGACGACCTCCTCGTTCTTGAACGGTCCATAGACCTCCGCCGTGTCGAAGAAGGTGATACCGCGCTCGAAGGCGGAGCGGATCAAGCGGACAGCATCCGCCGTCTCCATCGGAGCCCCGTAGGACTGGCTCATCCCCATGCAGCCAAGGCCGATGGCCGAGACTTCGAGGCCGCTTGTTCCAAGTGTGCGCTTTTGCATTGTCTTGATCCTTTTCGATTCTTGTTGAGGGTCGCCGGCCCGCGTCCAGCCTTCAGGCGTTCGCCCCCGTCGCCACCGCTTGCACCGCCTTGCGGGGCCGCACGATCAGGGCGCAGACGAACAGCAGCGCCAGCGCCAGCATGGCCGAGCCGGCGGTCAGCGCGGTGCCGAAGCGATAGGCAAGCAGTTCCCGGCCATCGAGCGCACCGGCGCCAACCGCCGCCACCGCAACCAGCACGGCGAGGCCGAGCGAATTGCCGAGCTGATGGGCGACGTTGACGACGCCGGAGGCGGCACCGGCATCCCCAGGCGCGACGCCGGCAATGCCCGATGTGGTCAGCGGGCTGAGCGTCAGGCCTTGCCCGGCGCCGATCAGCACCATCGGCAGCGCCACGCCGGTCAAATAGGCCGTGTCGAACGAGGCGCGACTGAGCCACGCCATGCCGAGCAGGCAGAGCGCAAGGCCGCCGGCCAGCAGCCGGCCATTGCCGAACCGGCGCGTCAACTGCGGCACAACCATCGCGACGGCGAAATTGACCATGGTCATCGGCAGGAAGGCCATGCCGGTCAGCGCCGCCCTGTAGTCGAGCACGCCTTGCAGATACAGTGTGGTGAAGAAGAAAAAGCCGATCATGGCGCCCAGGAACAGGATGCGGGCGGCATAGGCGCCGGCACGCTCGCGGCTGACGAACAGCCTGAGCGGCATGATCGGCTGCTTCGCCTTCCATTCGTTGACGACGAAGACGCCAAGCAGCAGCGCGGCACCTGCCAGCGACGCGATCGTACCGGCATTTGTCCAGCCGGTGTCGGCCGAGCGGATGAAGCCATAGACAAGTGCCGTCATGCCGACGGTCGAGGTCAGGGCGCCAATGACGTCGAGTTCGCCGGCGCGCCGCTCGGTTTCCACGATGTACTTGCGCGCGGCGATGATCATGGCAATGCCGATGGGCAGATTGATGAAGAAGCCGACGCGCCAGGAGATCCAGTCGGCAAGCACGCCGCCCAGCACCAGGCCGACGCTGGCCGCTACACCGGCCACCGCGCTGTAGTAGGACACGGCGCGGGTGCGCTCGGGACCTTCCGCGAAGGTGGTCTGCAGAAGCGCCAGCGTCGAAGGCGCCAGGATGGCGGCACCTAGGCCCTGGATCGCCCGCGCGCTGATCATCCAGGCCGCCGATTGCGCCGCACCGATCGCCAGCGAAGCAAGCGTGAACAGGCCAAGACCGACGATGAGCATCAGCCGGCGCCCCAGAATGTCACCCGCCCGCGCCCCGAGCAGCAGGAAGCCGCCGAAGGTCAGCGTATAGGCGCTCTGCACCCAGGCCAGCCCGGCATCGGTGAAGCCGAGGCCTTGGTGGATCCTGGGCAGGCCGGTGAGCACGATCGAGGTGTCGAGCACGATCATCACATAGCTGACGAGGATGATCGCCAGGATGGCTGTCTGGTGCGGTGCGGTGGCGGGCGTGGACATTTTTCTGGCTCCGGCGATCAGGCCTTGTACTGCGCGTCGCTGACATGCTCCATCCAGTCGACGGCCTTGCCGTCGAGCGCTTCCTGGATGGCGATGTGGGTCATGGCGGTGGTGGGGGCCGCGCCATGCCAGTGCTTTTCGCCGGGCTCGAAGCGAACCACGTCGCCCGGCCGTATTTCTTCTATCGGCCCGCCCTCGCGCTGCACGCGGCCGCAGCCGGCGGTGACGATCAAGAGCTGGCCGAGCGGATGGGTATGCCACGCGGTGCGCGCGCCGGGCTCGAAGGTAACGGCATTGCCGGCGGCGCGGGCCGGCGCAATGGCCGCGAACAGCGGATCGATGCGCACCGTGCCGGTGAACCAGTCGCCGGGGCCCTTGCCAGAGGCTTGCGAGCCGCTTCGCTTGATATCCATGGTCTTTTTCCTTCTTCACGCCGGGCAGGACGCTGCCACTGGCTTGAGGGGCCGCCGAGTTCGGGCAGCCGCCCATGATGGTGTCTATGTGATGGCGTCTATTTAGCCCCTGCGATTGGTCTGGATTAGGTGCTATATCCGGCATGTACTTATGAGGAATTCTCATCAATGCCGCGAGACAATCTCAACGAGCTGACCGCCTTCCTGGCGGTTGCGCGCGAAAAAAGTTTTACCCGGGCGGCGGCACAGCTCGGCGTCTCGCAATCGGCGCTCAGCCACACGGTGCGCGCGCTGGAGGAGCGGCTGGGCGTGCGGCTGCTCACCCGCACCACGCGCAGCGTGTCGCCCACCGAGGCCGGCGAGCGCCTGGTGCGCTCCGTCGGGCCAAGGCTCGACGAGATCGAGGCCGAGCTCACCGCGCTCAGCGCCTTGCGTGAAAAGCCCGCCGGCACCATCCGCATCACCGCCGGCGAGCATGCCGCCGACGCGGTGCTGTGGCCGGCGATCGCCCGGCTTTTGCCGGACTATCCCGACATCAAGGTCGAGATCATCGTCGACTACGGCCTGACCGATATCGTCGCCGAGCGCTACGATGCCGGCGTGCGGCTCGGCGAACAGGTGGCGCACGACATGATCGCGGTGCGCATCGGCCCCGACATGCGCATGGCGGTGGTCGGCGCGCCGGCCTATTTCGCCCGGCGGCCAAAGCCGCGCGTGCCGCAGGACCTGACCACCCACAATTGCATCAATCTGCGCCTGCCGACCTATGGCGGGCTCTATGCCTGGGAATTCGAAAGAGCCGGCCGCGAGCTGAAAGTGCGCGTCGAGGGCCAGCTGATCTTCAACACGGCAGGGCTGCGCATGAATGCCGTGCTCGCAGGCCTCGGCCTCGCCTATCTGCCCGAGGACCAGGTGCGCGCACCGCTGGCCGACGGCCGGCTGGTGCGGGTGCTGGCCGACTGGTGCGCGCCCTTCCCCGGCTACCACTTCTATTACCCCAGCCGTCGCCAGGCGACGCCTGCCTTCTCGCTGCTGGTCGATGCGTTGCGCTATCGGGGCTAGAACGTCTGGACTGTATTCGCGGTCGTTCTATCTTCGCGATCAAGCCTGATCTATGCGGAGCCATCGCCGTGACCGAGACCGACCTCTATCGAGGCTACATCGACTGTCTCAACAATCAGGATTGGGCGCGACTGCATCGCTTCGTTCATGACGAGGTACACTACAATGGCGACCGCGTCGGGCTATCGGGCTACCGCTCCATGCTGGAACGGGATTTTCGCGAAATTCCGGACCTCTATTTCGACGTCCAGCTGCTGATCGCCGATCCACCCTTCATCGCCAGCCGCCTGCAGTTCAACTGTACGCCAAAGGGGACCTTCTTCGATCTCCCCATCAACGGCAAAAGGTCTCTTTCAGCGAGAATGTCTTCTATGAATTTCTGGATGACAGGATCAGGAATGTCTGGTCGGTCATCGACAAGGCGGCGATCGAAGCCCAGCTTTGATGTAGGTGAATGCCTCCTTCTTGCAGGCGGTGGTAAACTTGCCTACTTTGCGCAGTAGGAGAACACACAGATGGCCAATGTCGAGAAAGTGAGCGTTGCCCTCACCCCTGAAATGGCAACCATGATGCGCGAGGTTGTCGCGGCGGGCGAATACGCCTCGGCGAGCGAAGTCATGCGCGAGGCGCTGCGCGAATGGAAATTTCGTCGGATGCAGCGTGACCGGGCCGTCGACGAGTTGGGCCGGCTTTGGGATGAAGGAATGGCAAGCGGCAACGCCGTCGACAGTGGCGAGGCTTTCGCCCGGATCAAAAGCAAGCTCGATGCAAGGATCGCCGAGCGCACGTCGCGATGACGCTTCGCCTACGACCGGAAGCCGAAGCGGATATCGAAGCCATCGCGCTCTATATCGCCGAGGACAGTCCCTCGGCGGCGTTGCGTTGGTATGATGAGATCCATGCCCATTGCCAGCGCATCTCCGATATGCCGGGAATGGGTGT is a genomic window of Mesorhizobium huakuii containing:
- a CDS encoding helix-turn-helix domain-containing protein; translation: MPRLLERPILPSADDAELAAQASRQLSLGKHAGAELRVQVGNETLRLPKSVGDLLCHLLTEMGQGNAVTIIPVHAELTTQEAADYLNVSRPYLIRLLEEGKLPFNMVGTHRRVKFSDLATYRSSVEDGRKRVMEELAAQAQELGMGY
- a CDS encoding RES family NAD+ phosphorylase — protein: MVSGLAVRRRVHWQQTFRIIRSIHPPIDLFEDIADPRDWEALASVEEKTNPRIRLEIGDLGKVTAARRVSGPGASFVMAPFVHCSTLRPGRFSDGSYGLYYAGDSEDVALAETIHHHQNFMRATSEDPGWTADFRVLIGSVDRDLDDVNAVPGVLDPDDYTASQAEGRALRAAGSDGLVWNSVRMPEGQCIGIFWPDVIPVPVQGRHYSYHWDGKRVDFVRQHDTGKVLAVV
- a CDS encoding MbcA/ParS/Xre antitoxin family protein; its protein translation is MQLQSIVTTPATVGSAISEEEAGALARTTVNLFKAWNLTDLEACILLGGMSARTWARWKEGGIGRIDRDLRTRMAHLMGIHKGLRYLFTEPARGYAWIRKPNAIFGGQSALDLMLRGEISDLAAMREWLDAERGAW
- a CDS encoding aldehyde dehydrogenase family protein; this translates as MSHNLQFYIDGAWVDPVVPNTLDVIDPSNEDAFAQISLGSKADVDKAVAAAKRAFQTFGFTSVEERLDILSRIIAVYKKRSKDLALAVSREMGAPRQMALDSQVGIGLAHLAKMAEVLKTFQFRHVKGSALIAKEPIGVVGLITPWNWPLNQITCKVGPALAAGCTMVLKPSEIAPLDAIIFAEIIDEAGVPKGVFNLVNGDGPGVGQALSSHPDVDMMSFTGSTRAGILVAKAAADTVKRVHQELGGKSANILFPDVDLATAVTKGVAGCFSNSGQSCNAPTRMFVPRDRHDEAAGYAKAAAEKFVVGPADGANTKLGPVVSQVQFDKIQDLIQAGIDEGATLVAGGPGRPAELNRGYYIRPTVFADVTHDMRIAREEIFGPVLAILPYDTVEQAVEQANDTVYGLASYIQAKDIQKARDVAARMRSGNVYINYPTWDAGLPFGGYKQSGNGREYAEYGLEDFLEIKGIAGYEAAE
- a CDS encoding ACT domain-containing protein — its product is MAARVKLKQLPGPYAISRLGAGDSIPGWADGPGFVSITRTDDELSITCLQDRVPGTVKHDGDWVAFKLQGPFAFDETGIVLSVIQPLSENGLGIFLVSTFDGDHLLVKAADQDAARQHLVEAGHTVL
- a CDS encoding GNAT family N-acetyltransferase, whose amino-acid sequence is MMTNDSIRFRPAEPADAAAIRDIVRAAYAKWVPVIGREPLPMRADYGKAVAEHPFELAVADGRIVGMIETMLADDHLWIENVCVAPQAQGRGIGRLLLERAEQKALEAGRPELRLLTNGAFAANVLLYKSHGYTIDREEPFMGGMTVYMSKGLTR
- a CDS encoding aldo/keto reductase, with amino-acid sequence MQKRTLGTSGLEVSAIGLGCMGMSQSYGAPMETADAVRLIRSAFERGITFFDTAEVYGPFKNEEVVGEALQPIRDQVVIATKFGIDITGTAGHEGMDSRPQHIRDVVEASLKRLRTDRIDLLYQHRVDPVVPIEEVAGTVKELISQGKVKHFGLSEAGVRTIRRAHAVQPVAALQSEYSLWWREPEEAILPVLEELGIGFVPFSPLGKGFLTGAIDASTTFDSSDFRNTVPRFAEEARKANQALVDAIVAIAAQKKVIPAQVALAWLLAQKPWIVPIPGTTKLNRLEENIGSTAVALTADDLADIENAVSAIAVQGERYSPQQAARIDR
- a CDS encoding MFS transporter, whose translation is MSTPATAPHQTAILAIILVSYVMIVLDTSIVLTGLPRIHQGLGFTDAGLAWVQSAYTLTFGGFLLLGARAGDILGRRLMLIVGLGLFTLASLAIGAAQSAAWMISARAIQGLGAAILAPSTLALLQTTFAEGPERTRAVSYYSAVAGVAASVGLVLGGVLADWISWRVGFFINLPIGIAMIIAARKYIVETERRAGELDVIGALTSTVGMTALVYGFIRSADTGWTNAGTIASLAGAALLLGVFVVNEWKAKQPIMPLRLFVSRERAGAYAARILFLGAMIGFFFFTTLYLQGVLDYRAALTGMAFLPMTMVNFAVAMVVPQLTRRFGNGRLLAGGLALCLLGMAWLSRASFDTAYLTGVALPMVLIGAGQGLTLSPLTTSGIAGVAPGDAGAASGVVNVAHQLGNSLGLAVLVAVAAVGAGALDGRELLAYRFGTALTAGSAMLALALLFVCALIVRPRKAVQAVATGANA
- a CDS encoding (R)-mandelonitrile lyase, which translates into the protein MDIKRSGSQASGKGPGDWFTGTVRIDPLFAAIAPARAAGNAVTFEPGARTAWHTHPLGQLLIVTAGCGRVQREGGPIEEIRPGDVVRFEPGEKHWHGAAPTTAMTHIAIQEALDGKAVDWMEHVSDAQYKA
- a CDS encoding LysR family transcriptional regulator, coding for MPRDNLNELTAFLAVAREKSFTRAAAQLGVSQSALSHTVRALEERLGVRLLTRTTRSVSPTEAGERLVRSVGPRLDEIEAELTALSALREKPAGTIRITAGEHAADAVLWPAIARLLPDYPDIKVEIIVDYGLTDIVAERYDAGVRLGEQVAHDMIAVRIGPDMRMAVVGAPAYFARRPKPRVPQDLTTHNCINLRLPTYGGLYAWEFERAGRELKVRVEGQLIFNTAGLRMNAVLAGLGLAYLPEDQVRAPLADGRLVRVLADWCAPFPGYHFYYPSRRQATPAFSLLVDALRYRG
- a CDS encoding type II toxin-antitoxin system ParD family antitoxin, encoding MANVEKVSVALTPEMATMMREVVAAGEYASASEVMREALREWKFRRMQRDRAVDELGRLWDEGMASGNAVDSGEAFARIKSKLDARIAERTSR
- a CDS encoding type II toxin-antitoxin system RelE/ParE family toxin, with the protein product MTLRLRPEAEADIEAIALYIAEDSPSAALRWYDEIHAHCQRISDMPGMGVARPEVRPGLRTFPVRNYLILYRQIDDGAEIVRVVHGARRWQELL